The following are encoded in a window of Novosphingobium sp. ZN18A2 genomic DNA:
- a CDS encoding MarR family winged helix-turn-helix transcriptional regulator — MPGTETRLADFLPYRMAITSNAVSGLISDEYRSQFGLKIPEWRIMAVLGDAGRMTQRELVRATVMDKVAVNRASKVLEERGLVARIPNLADGRSHHLELTAAGKEMHAKIWPQAHGMTERIFATLPQKDQDKLRAILDKLLASVRKIEGETE, encoded by the coding sequence ATGCCCGGAACAGAGACCCGACTGGCAGACTTTCTGCCCTATCGAATGGCCATCACCTCCAACGCGGTGAGCGGACTGATCTCCGACGAATATCGCAGCCAGTTCGGACTGAAAATTCCCGAATGGCGGATCATGGCCGTGCTTGGCGATGCGGGGCGCATGACTCAGCGCGAACTCGTCCGCGCGACGGTGATGGACAAGGTCGCGGTCAATCGTGCCAGCAAGGTTCTGGAAGAGCGCGGGCTGGTCGCGCGCATTCCCAACCTGGCGGACGGTCGCTCGCACCACCTTGAACTCACCGCCGCGGGGAAAGAGATGCATGCGAAAATCTGGCCGCAGGCGCATGGCATGACCGAACGGATCTTCGCCACCCTGCCGCAGAAGGACCAGGACAAGCTGCGCGCAATCCTGGACAAGCTGCTTGCATCGGTGCGCAAGATCGAAGGCGAAACCGAATGA
- a CDS encoding acyl-CoA dehydrogenase family protein: protein MSDNRQLLADMAEGLFAELAESDFEAAWPRLAEAGFSTLLVPEDKGGFGGDWGDVLAVLRLAGRNAVPAPVAEPILAHHVLALAGIEAPQGFVSIAAPGCRVPWGRHADAVVSVEDGKASLYMVDACTFTEGESPAGEPLDAVTFTGTAAAGAPCEADLAALGAFARVAQASGALEAAFTLAIEHVNQRQQFGRPLAKFQAVQQAMAEFSEEAAAVDASAAGCAAALDGLDEAGFEIASAKLRTNIAIDRATPIAHRVHGAIGFTMEYALNRYTRRLMSWRSEFGNDAHWAGVLGRRVATLGGKGLWVEMTRRSDRLIQPA from the coding sequence ATGAGTGACAACCGCCAACTGCTGGCCGACATGGCCGAAGGCCTGTTTGCCGAGCTTGCCGAGAGCGATTTCGAGGCAGCATGGCCGCGTCTTGCCGAAGCCGGGTTTTCCACGCTGCTGGTCCCTGAAGACAAGGGCGGTTTCGGCGGCGATTGGGGAGACGTGCTGGCCGTCCTCCGTCTTGCGGGCAGGAATGCGGTTCCCGCCCCCGTGGCCGAGCCAATCCTTGCGCACCATGTGCTCGCCCTGGCGGGGATCGAGGCTCCGCAGGGCTTCGTTTCCATTGCCGCGCCCGGCTGCCGCGTGCCGTGGGGACGCCATGCAGACGCGGTCGTTTCGGTAGAGGATGGCAAGGCCAGCCTCTACATGGTCGACGCCTGCACGTTTACCGAAGGCGAATCGCCGGCGGGCGAACCGCTTGACGCTGTGACCTTTACCGGTACCGCCGCGGCAGGCGCGCCGTGCGAAGCGGACCTTGCGGCGCTGGGTGCCTTCGCCCGCGTCGCGCAGGCTTCCGGCGCGCTGGAAGCGGCGTTCACGCTGGCAATCGAACACGTCAACCAGCGCCAGCAGTTCGGCCGTCCGCTTGCCAAGTTCCAGGCGGTGCAGCAGGCGATGGCCGAATTTTCGGAGGAAGCGGCCGCAGTCGATGCATCGGCCGCCGGTTGCGCGGCGGCGCTGGACGGACTTGACGAGGCGGGGTTCGAAATCGCCTCTGCCAAGTTGCGCACCAATATCGCGATCGATCGCGCCACGCCCATCGCGCACCGCGTTCACGGCGCGATCGGCTTCACGATGGAATACGCGCTGAACCGCTATACCCGCCGGCTGATGAGCTGGCGCAGCGAATTCGGCAACGATGCCCATTGGGCGGGCGTTCTGGGCCGCCGTGTCGCTACGCTTGGCGGTAAGGGTTTGTGGGTGGAAATGACCCGGCGGAGCGACCGTCTTATCCAGCCAGCTTGA
- a CDS encoding TetR family transcriptional regulator, translating to MNGPAGARALLLETASAIMREGDIVDISLSELSLRSGLNSALVKYYFGNKAGLLKALLDRDMASIVKSVDALVVKDDMDPEAKLRRHISKVIDTYYDYPYLNRLLMRLVRESDPAEARRIADLYLTPLNRAYDKLIRQGVQEGVFRDIDHEMFYFLVTGASDRFFSARLVLQHCFDTDNMTDELRERYKAHVMDIVMHGILVNPE from the coding sequence ATGAACGGCCCCGCCGGCGCACGCGCGCTGTTGCTGGAAACCGCGTCGGCGATCATGCGCGAAGGCGATATCGTCGATATTTCGTTGTCCGAACTTTCGCTGCGCTCGGGTTTGAACTCGGCGCTGGTGAAATACTATTTCGGCAACAAGGCGGGCCTTCTCAAGGCGCTGCTCGACCGCGACATGGCGAGCATCGTCAAAAGCGTCGACGCCCTGGTGGTGAAGGACGATATGGACCCGGAAGCGAAACTCCGGCGGCATATCTCCAAGGTCATCGATACCTACTACGACTATCCATACCTCAACCGCCTGCTGATGCGGCTTGTGCGCGAAAGCGATCCGGCAGAAGCGCGGCGGATCGCCGATCTGTACCTGACCCCGCTGAACCGGGCCTATGACAAGCTCATCAGGCAGGGGGTGCAGGAAGGCGTGTTCCGCGACATCGATCACGAGATGTTCTATTTCCTGGTGACCGGCGCTTCGGACCGCTTCTTTTCCGCCCGGCTGGTGCTGCAGCACTGCTTCGATACCGACAACATGACCGACGAACTGCGCGAGCGTTACAAGGCGCACGTGATGGACATCGTCATGCACGGCATCCTGGTGAATCCCGAATAA
- a CDS encoding acetyl-CoA C-acetyltransferase, giving the protein MGTAYIVDAVRTAGGRRGGRLAGVHPVDLAAATLDDIVRRTGVDPNAVDDVIMGCVGQGGEQAMQVGRNAVLASKMLPESTPAVTIDRQCGSSQQAIQFAAQAVMSGTQDVVIAAGVESMTRVPMGSTASFHMKEGLGNYKSPGLEEKYPGIMWSQFMGAEMIVKKHGLTKDDLDRFALKSHKNAIAATEAGAFKEEIVPIAIETPDGPDMHTVDEGIRFDATLESIQGVKLLMPDGALTAASSSQICDGSSASLIVSEEALKRYGLTPMARIHTLTVTAGDPVIMLEEPLFATDKALERAGMKMADIDLYEVNEAFASVPLAWLKHTGADPEKLNVNGGAIALGHPLGASGTKLMSTLLHALKARGKKYGLQTMCEGGGVANVTIVEMV; this is encoded by the coding sequence ATGGGCACTGCCTATATCGTCGACGCGGTCAGAACCGCAGGTGGCAGGCGCGGCGGACGTCTGGCCGGGGTGCACCCGGTCGATCTCGCCGCGGCAACGCTGGATGACATCGTAAGGCGCACGGGCGTCGATCCCAACGCCGTGGATGACGTGATCATGGGTTGCGTCGGCCAGGGTGGTGAACAGGCCATGCAGGTTGGCCGCAACGCGGTGCTGGCGTCCAAGATGCTTCCCGAATCGACCCCGGCCGTCACCATCGATCGCCAGTGCGGATCTTCCCAGCAGGCGATCCAGTTCGCCGCGCAGGCGGTCATGAGCGGCACACAGGACGTGGTCATCGCGGCCGGTGTGGAAAGCATGACGCGCGTGCCGATGGGGTCGACCGCAAGCTTCCACATGAAAGAAGGGCTGGGCAACTACAAGTCGCCGGGCCTTGAAGAGAAGTATCCGGGCATCATGTGGTCCCAGTTCATGGGCGCAGAGATGATCGTGAAGAAGCACGGCCTGACCAAGGACGATCTCGATCGCTTCGCCCTGAAGAGCCACAAGAACGCCATCGCCGCGACCGAAGCCGGTGCCTTCAAGGAAGAGATCGTACCGATCGCGATCGAAACGCCCGACGGTCCGGACATGCACACGGTGGACGAAGGTATCCGCTTCGACGCCACGCTGGAAAGCATACAGGGCGTGAAGCTGCTGATGCCCGACGGCGCGCTGACGGCCGCCAGTTCCAGCCAGATCTGCGACGGTTCCTCGGCTTCGCTAATCGTCTCGGAAGAGGCGCTGAAGCGTTACGGGCTGACGCCGATGGCGCGCATCCACACGCTGACCGTTACTGCCGGCGATCCGGTGATCATGCTGGAAGAGCCGCTTTTCGCGACCGACAAGGCGCTTGAACGCGCGGGCATGAAGATGGCGGACATCGACCTTTACGAAGTGAACGAGGCGTTCGCGTCTGTCCCGCTCGCATGGTTGAAGCACACCGGCGCCGATCCGGAAAAGCTGAACGTCAACGGCGGTGCGATCGCGCTGGGCCACCCGCTCGGCGCTTCGGGCACGAAGCTCATGTCCACGTTACTTCACGCACTGAAGGCGCGTGGCAAGAAGTATGGCCTGCAGACGATGTGCGAAGGCGGCGGTGTCGCCAACGTCACCATCGTCGAAATGGTCTGA
- a CDS encoding type II secretion system F family protein translates to MVNQPPGPTLLGFDVIFVGTVLVFVAAMAALYAIYTAVTVRDPMAKRVKALNERREQLKAGIVTASAKKRAKLVRRNETTDQVRTFLNRGKVLQDTQLAEITQKLAQAGIRNKEWAVYVILARLVAPIVLGLLAALVIWGFNYFPDWGSLKRYAGFVVMVAIGYKGPDVFLANLISKRTNAIRKGLPDALDLLVICAEAGLTVDAAFSRVARELGRAYPELGDEFSLTAIELSFLTERRQAFENLAYRVDLEAVKGVTTTMIQTERYGTPLASALRVLSAEFRHERMMRAEEKAARLPAIMTVPLILFILPTLFIVILGPAACNISDQFINRKM, encoded by the coding sequence ATGGTGAACCAACCGCCCGGACCCACGCTGCTCGGCTTCGACGTCATCTTCGTCGGCACCGTGCTGGTGTTCGTCGCCGCGATGGCCGCGCTCTATGCGATCTATACCGCGGTCACGGTGCGCGACCCGATGGCCAAGCGCGTAAAGGCGCTGAACGAGCGGCGCGAGCAGCTCAAGGCGGGCATCGTTACCGCCAGCGCCAAGAAGCGCGCCAAGCTGGTGCGCCGCAACGAGACGACCGACCAGGTGCGCACGTTCCTCAACCGGGGCAAGGTGCTGCAGGACACCCAGCTTGCGGAAATCACGCAAAAGCTGGCGCAGGCCGGTATCCGCAACAAGGAATGGGCAGTCTACGTCATCCTGGCGCGCCTTGTCGCACCAATCGTGCTCGGCCTGCTGGCGGCGCTGGTGATCTGGGGCTTCAACTATTTCCCCGACTGGGGCAGCCTGAAGCGCTATGCCGGTTTCGTGGTGATGGTGGCCATCGGTTACAAGGGGCCGGACGTGTTCCTGGCGAACCTGATTTCCAAGCGCACCAACGCCATACGCAAGGGCCTGCCCGACGCGCTGGACCTGCTGGTGATCTGCGCCGAGGCGGGTCTTACCGTCGACGCCGCCTTCTCCCGCGTGGCGCGCGAACTGGGCCGCGCCTATCCCGAACTGGGAGACGAATTCTCTCTGACGGCGATCGAGCTTTCGTTCCTTACCGAACGGCGCCAGGCATTCGAGAACCTTGCCTATCGCGTCGACCTGGAAGCCGTGAAGGGCGTGACCACCACGATGATCCAGACCGAACGCTATGGTACGCCGCTCGCCTCCGCGTTGCGCGTGCTTTCGGCCGAATTCCGTCACGAACGCATGATGCGCGCAGAAGAAAAGGCGGCCCGCCTTCCCGCGATCATGACCGTGCCGCTGATCCTGTTCATCCTGCCGACGCTGTTCATCGTCATCCTTGGCCCGGCGGCGTGCAACATCTCTGACCAGTTCATCAACCGGAAGATGTAG
- a CDS encoding crotonase/enoyl-CoA hydratase family protein, with translation MSEYTQILFDVTDRIATITLNRPEKMNAFTGTMMNEIIDAMDRTDADDNVRAVIFTGAGDRAFCAGADLTPDDGRAVFSNSEPVEDLSDPRVRDGGGLLTLRLYQSKKPLISACNGVAVGVGITMQLPMDIRLASDKARYGFVFARRGIVPEACSSWFLPRLVGVSQAAEWCMTGRVFGAEEALNGGLVRSIHAPEDLLGAARALASEIADNTSAVSVAMTRAMLWRIPPGNHPMEAHKIDSRAIYRLSKGKDAAEGVQSFLEKRAPVYPGTVSSDMPDFYPWWDEPAYE, from the coding sequence GTGTCCGAATATACCCAGATACTTTTCGACGTGACCGATCGCATCGCGACGATCACGCTCAACCGTCCTGAAAAGATGAACGCCTTTACCGGCACGATGATGAACGAGATCATCGATGCGATGGACCGCACCGACGCCGACGACAACGTGCGGGCGGTGATCTTTACCGGCGCCGGCGACAGGGCGTTCTGCGCGGGCGCGGACCTGACCCCGGACGATGGGCGCGCGGTCTTTTCCAATTCGGAACCGGTCGAAGACCTTTCGGACCCGCGTGTGCGCGATGGCGGCGGGCTGCTGACGCTGCGCCTCTACCAGTCAAAGAAGCCGCTGATCTCGGCATGCAACGGCGTCGCGGTGGGCGTAGGCATCACCATGCAACTGCCGATGGACATCCGCCTCGCAAGCGACAAGGCGCGCTATGGCTTCGTCTTCGCGCGGCGCGGGATCGTGCCCGAGGCCTGCTCGAGCTGGTTCCTGCCGCGCCTCGTCGGCGTCAGCCAGGCGGCGGAATGGTGCATGACCGGGCGCGTGTTCGGCGCGGAAGAGGCGCTCAACGGCGGGCTGGTTCGTTCGATTCACGCACCCGAGGATCTGCTGGGTGCGGCCCGCGCTCTGGCGAGCGAGATTGCCGACAATACCAGCGCGGTTTCCGTTGCGATGACGCGGGCGATGCTGTGGCGCATTCCGCCGGGCAATCACCCGATGGAGGCGCACAAGATCGACAGTCGCGCGATCTATCGCCTGTCGAAGGGCAAGGATGCCGCGGAAGGTGTGCAAAGCTTCCTCGAGAAGCGGGCGCCGGTCTACCCCGGCACGGTTTCTTCGGATATGCCGGACTTTTATCCGTGGTGGGACGAACCGGCCTACGAATGA
- a CDS encoding pilus assembly protein CpaE, which produces MNAPWKSGSNRDVFAAYLCDEAALDVLRPVVVDMGWQPEKCNKGGLRNAIQSLSISASPNILLVDLSESGDPLNDINALAEVCEPGTVVIAVGQVNDVRLYRDLLGSGIHDYLLKPLSAGQLRDALVQAQAIFTAPKNHDSQGVKHHVSTAIVGTRGGVGASTLATSLAWIFSSDKKMPTALLDLDIHFGTGALTLDLEPGRGLTDAIDNPSRIDGLFIERAMIRANDNLAILSAEAPINSPLMTDGSAFVQLEEEFRQAFESTIIDMPRNMLINFPQLMSDVNVVIVATEMTLAGARDAIRLLSWMKSNAPHARHMVVANKVQSGIAEISRADFEASIERKVDFLVPYDIKAAANAAKLGQPFVAANRSGKATAAINDIADAVIGSIGEDGSILAEKDPNAKKSLLGKFDLKSLMPSKGKAGAAATAE; this is translated from the coding sequence ATGAACGCACCCTGGAAATCCGGGTCCAACCGCGATGTCTTTGCCGCCTATCTCTGCGATGAGGCCGCACTAGACGTGTTGCGTCCGGTCGTCGTCGACATGGGCTGGCAGCCCGAAAAGTGCAACAAGGGCGGTCTGCGCAACGCGATCCAGTCGCTGTCGATCAGCGCCAGCCCCAACATCCTGCTTGTCGACCTGTCGGAAAGCGGAGACCCGCTGAACGACATCAACGCGCTGGCCGAGGTTTGCGAACCCGGCACGGTGGTGATCGCGGTCGGCCAGGTGAACGACGTTCGCCTCTACCGCGACCTGCTCGGCTCAGGCATCCACGACTACCTGCTCAAGCCGCTTTCGGCCGGGCAGCTGCGCGATGCGCTGGTCCAGGCGCAGGCGATCTTCACCGCGCCGAAGAACCACGATTCGCAAGGGGTGAAGCATCATGTCTCCACCGCGATCGTGGGAACCCGCGGTGGTGTCGGTGCATCCACGCTGGCAACCTCGCTCGCCTGGATATTCAGTTCCGACAAGAAGATGCCGACGGCCCTGCTGGACCTCGACATCCACTTCGGCACGGGCGCGCTGACGCTTGACCTGGAACCGGGACGCGGGCTGACCGACGCGATCGACAACCCCAGCCGCATCGACGGGCTGTTCATCGAACGCGCGATGATCCGCGCGAACGACAACCTTGCGATCCTTTCGGCCGAAGCACCGATCAACTCTCCGCTGATGACCGACGGCAGCGCCTTCGTCCAGCTTGAGGAAGAGTTCCGCCAGGCGTTCGAGAGCACGATCATCGACATGCCGCGCAACATGCTGATCAACTTTCCGCAGCTGATGAGCGACGTGAACGTGGTGATCGTGGCGACGGAAATGACGCTGGCCGGCGCGCGCGACGCGATCCGCCTGCTTTCGTGGATGAAGTCCAACGCGCCCCACGCGCGCCACATGGTCGTCGCCAACAAGGTGCAGTCCGGCATAGCCGAGATCAGCCGCGCTGACTTCGAAGCGTCGATCGAACGCAAGGTCGATTTCCTCGTGCCCTATGACATCAAGGCCGCGGCCAACGCCGCCAAGCTGGGCCAGCCCTTCGTGGCAGCCAACCGTTCGGGCAAGGCGACCGCCGCGATCAACGACATTGCCGACGCGGTGATCGGTTCGATTGGCGAGGACGGTTCGATCCTGGCCGAAAAGGACCCCAACGCCAAGAAGTCGCTTCTGGGCAAGTTCGACCTCAAGTCGCTGATGCCCAGCAAGGGCAAGGCCGGAGCGGCCGCCACGGCGGAATAA
- a CDS encoding SDR family NAD(P)-dependent oxidoreductase has protein sequence MKLDNTVAAVVTGGASGLGAATARALAAKGVKVAIFDLQKEKGEAMAAELGGVFCECNVTDEASVDAAFAKAREAIGQERILVNCAGTGNAIKTASRSKEDGSIKHFPLDAFNFIIQINLVGTFRCIAKSAAGMLTLDPQEDGDRGAIVNTASVAAEDGQMGQAAYSASKGGVVGMTLPIARDLASEKIRVNTILPGIFDTPLLAGAPQNVRDALGASVLNPKRLGNPPEYANLAMCMIENGYFNGEDVRLDGGIRMAPR, from the coding sequence ATGAAACTCGACAATACGGTTGCCGCGGTCGTTACCGGCGGTGCTTCGGGCCTTGGTGCCGCAACGGCTCGCGCGCTTGCCGCCAAGGGCGTGAAGGTCGCGATCTTCGATCTTCAGAAGGAGAAGGGCGAAGCGATGGCCGCCGAGCTTGGCGGTGTGTTCTGCGAATGCAACGTGACCGATGAAGCCAGTGTAGACGCCGCCTTCGCCAAGGCGCGCGAAGCAATTGGACAGGAGCGCATCCTGGTCAACTGCGCGGGCACCGGCAACGCGATCAAGACCGCCAGCCGCAGTAAGGAAGACGGTTCGATCAAGCACTTCCCGCTCGATGCGTTCAACTTCATCATCCAGATCAACCTTGTCGGCACGTTCCGCTGCATCGCCAAGTCGGCGGCGGGTATGCTGACGCTCGACCCGCAGGAAGACGGTGATCGTGGTGCTATCGTCAACACCGCGTCGGTCGCGGCCGAGGACGGCCAGATGGGCCAGGCGGCCTATTCCGCGTCGAAGGGCGGCGTTGTCGGCATGACCCTGCCGATCGCGCGCGACCTTGCGAGCGAGAAGATCCGCGTGAACACGATCCTGCCTGGCATCTTCGACACGCCGCTGCTGGCCGGTGCGCCGCAGAACGTGCGCGATGCGCTGGGTGCCTCGGTGCTCAACCCCAAGCGCCTGGGCAATCCCCCCGAATACGCCAATCTTGCCATGTGCATGATCGAGAACGGCTATTTCAATGGCGAGGACGTGCGCCTCGACGGCGGCATCCGCATGGCGCCCCGGTAA
- a CDS encoding CpaD family pilus assembly protein — MSVNLTRSLGAALALSLGLSLTACGGIPQNRSLYSTKQPVVSRNSYVLDVNTLPGGGLSVPEQHRLTGWFDAMKLKYGDRISVDDPSQSPATRNAVETVASRYGMLVSDVAPVTPGNIAGGTARVVVTRTTAEVPGCPDWSAKSDFNPNNATFPGYGCAVNGNLAAMVANPEHLIHGAENTGDTVVMSNSKAIDSYRSQKPSGEGGLKQVSSQSTGGGN; from the coding sequence ATGAGTGTCAATCTGACCCGGAGCCTTGGTGCCGCGCTTGCTCTCTCGCTCGGCCTATCGCTCACCGCGTGCGGAGGAATTCCGCAGAACCGTTCGCTTTACAGCACCAAGCAGCCGGTGGTTTCGCGCAACAGCTATGTGCTGGATGTGAACACGCTGCCCGGCGGCGGCCTGTCGGTGCCCGAACAGCACCGCCTGACCGGCTGGTTCGATGCGATGAAGCTGAAGTACGGAGACCGCATCTCGGTCGATGATCCCAGCCAGTCGCCGGCAACGCGCAACGCGGTTGAAACGGTCGCATCGCGCTATGGCATGCTGGTCAGCGATGTCGCCCCGGTCACGCCGGGCAACATCGCCGGCGGCACGGCGCGCGTGGTGGTGACCCGCACGACGGCGGAAGTCCCCGGCTGTCCCGACTGGTCGGCCAAGTCGGACTTCAACCCCAACAACGCGACGTTCCCCGGCTATGGCTGCGCGGTCAACGGCAACCTTGCCGCGATGGTCGCCAATCCGGAACACCTGATCCACGGCGCGGAGAACACCGGGGATACCGTGGTCATGAGCAACAGCAAGGCGATCGACAGCTATCGCAGCCAGAAGCCCTCGGGTGAAGGCGGTCTGAAGCAGGTCTCCAGCCAGTCGACCGGAGGAGGTAACTAA
- a CDS encoding fumarylacetoacetate hydrolase family protein: MKLASLPQGRDGRLIVVSADLAWYADADHIVPTLQGALDDWDRHQPALAALSTELEHEAIPRKRFHEREAAAPLPRAFQWADGSAYVNHVELVRQARGAELPASFWTDPLMYQGGSDDMRGARDPITLADEAWGCDMEAEIVVVTGDVPQGVSREDALKHVRLVGLVNDVSLRNLIPGELSKGFGFVQSKPACHFSPVFVTPDALGDAWADGKLSHPLMVDLNEEPFGRAEAGEEMTFDFGTLIAHLAKTRRVGAGSIIGSGTVSNRDPDGSPGRPVGGGGRGYSCIAEQRMIETIASGEAKTPFLRWGDTVRIEMRDGDGHSIFGAIDHQVVKP; this comes from the coding sequence ATGAAGCTCGCCTCTCTTCCGCAAGGTCGCGACGGGCGCCTGATCGTCGTGTCGGCAGACCTTGCCTGGTATGCCGATGCCGATCACATCGTGCCCACGCTGCAAGGCGCGCTTGACGATTGGGACCGGCACCAGCCGGCTCTTGCCGCGCTTTCGACAGAACTTGAGCACGAGGCCATCCCCCGCAAGCGGTTCCACGAACGCGAAGCGGCCGCGCCGTTGCCGCGTGCGTTCCAGTGGGCCGACGGCTCGGCTTATGTGAACCATGTCGAACTGGTGCGGCAGGCGCGAGGGGCGGAACTTCCCGCCAGTTTCTGGACCGATCCGCTGATGTACCAGGGCGGCAGCGACGATATGCGCGGCGCGCGCGATCCGATCACACTGGCGGACGAGGCCTGGGGCTGCGACATGGAGGCGGAAATCGTCGTCGTCACCGGCGATGTGCCGCAGGGCGTATCGCGCGAGGATGCGCTGAAGCACGTCCGCCTTGTCGGCCTTGTAAACGATGTGTCGCTGCGCAACCTGATTCCCGGCGAATTGTCCAAGGGGTTCGGCTTCGTCCAGTCGAAGCCTGCCTGCCACTTCTCGCCGGTCTTCGTGACGCCCGATGCGCTGGGCGATGCCTGGGCGGACGGCAAGTTGTCGCACCCGCTGATGGTTGACCTGAACGAAGAACCGTTCGGCCGGGCGGAGGCGGGCGAGGAGATGACGTTCGATTTCGGCACGCTGATCGCGCATCTCGCCAAAACGCGCCGGGTCGGCGCGGGATCGATCATCGGTTCGGGTACCGTGTCCAACCGCGATCCCGACGGTTCGCCGGGCCGCCCGGTGGGCGGGGGCGGGCGCGGTTATTCGTGCATCGCCGAACAGCGGATGATCGAAACGATCGCCAGCGGCGAGGCGAAAACCCCGTTCCTGCGCTGGGGCGACACCGTGCGGATAGAAATGCGCGACGGCGATGGCCACTCGATCTTCGGTGCGATCGATCACCAGGTGGTGAAACCCTGA
- the mtnP gene encoding S-methyl-5'-thioadenosine phosphorylase: MGDWCIGVIGGSGLYVLDQLEDAQAQEIETPWGKPSGPVTTGCIGGVRFAFLPRHGPGHGLAPEGVPYRANIAALKQLGATDILAISAIGSLREEMAPGDFASVTQFIDRTHGRPQSFFGNGLVAHVPFGDPVCPRLTGWAAAAAREAGATVHEGACYLSMQGPQFSTRAESRMYRNWGADVIGMTALPEARLAREAELPYALLGMVTDYDSWREGESVDVAEILQVMAANADKARRTVEQLARILPGERSASPIDRVLDTALVTAPGARDSKAVSRIEQLVRRKIA; the protein is encoded by the coding sequence ATGGGCGATTGGTGCATCGGTGTTATCGGCGGTTCGGGCCTCTATGTGCTCGACCAGCTTGAAGATGCGCAGGCGCAGGAGATCGAAACGCCGTGGGGGAAGCCGTCCGGCCCGGTGACGACCGGCTGCATCGGCGGCGTGCGCTTCGCCTTCCTTCCGCGCCACGGGCCGGGCCACGGGCTGGCGCCGGAGGGCGTGCCCTATCGCGCCAATATCGCGGCCTTGAAGCAGCTTGGCGCGACGGACATCCTGGCAATCTCCGCCATCGGTTCGTTGCGCGAGGAAATGGCGCCGGGCGATTTCGCAAGCGTTACCCAGTTCATCGACCGCACGCATGGCCGCCCGCAGAGCTTTTTCGGAAACGGCCTTGTCGCGCACGTGCCGTTCGGAGATCCCGTTTGCCCGCGCCTGACCGGCTGGGCCGCCGCCGCCGCGCGCGAGGCGGGGGCCACGGTGCACGAAGGCGCATGCTATCTTTCGATGCAGGGTCCGCAGTTTTCGACCCGCGCGGAAAGTCGGATGTACCGCAATTGGGGCGCAGACGTGATCGGGATGACCGCGCTGCCCGAAGCGCGCCTGGCGCGCGAGGCGGAGCTTCCCTATGCGTTGCTGGGCATGGTCACCGACTATGACAGTTGGCGCGAAGGCGAAAGCGTGGACGTTGCGGAGATATTGCAGGTCATGGCCGCCAATGCGGACAAGGCCCGCCGCACAGTGGAGCAACTGGCCCGAATCCTTCCCGGCGAACGGTCGGCCAGCCCGATCGATCGTGTTCTGGATACCGCGCTGGTTACGGCGCCGGGCGCGCGCGACAGCAAGGCTGTTTCCCGCATCGAACAATTGGTGCGCCGCAAAATCGCGTGA